A window from Podospora bellae-mahoneyi strain CBS 112042 chromosome 1 map unlocalized CBS112042p_1, whole genome shotgun sequence encodes these proteins:
- a CDS encoding uncharacterized protein (EggNog:ENOG503PDRM) → MGPDPLASTGIPPFEGPPPPPPPPPPPPTDFNFTFPTNGKNFTVGTNETFLPWGPIPTDAGRSLQADIVACAVITWLIALGFVVVRFYTRGRLNNVLGASDWCIIPALVFAAGVMASSLEQMARGAGRHAWEADWMQMSALERAAWYGILFYNLSLTFLRISILLLYRRIFTYSWAKRAIQIVLVLVVLIGIWLVVSVCTACIPLEAFWNWGLFFTQEVYCQPGNIWWANAALHIVSDLVIMALPMPVLSALKLPRRQKYALVGVFALGFFVCIVSIIRLVYLIDIVKKAGYDATYTSAQMIYWTSVEVSAAICCACLMTLKPLIQRLFPRLLSPNSGSKTPRENSSLQWIDPITGHPIRRDSRQSFIGLAAQLGRRGSRRLSETSDKTSSKRKGSLLQQVEEHEGELPSVNNNNGLADYKLNRPVMHGDLESQQTCSVSASARGGSSLHPSNTTDHHNEDDDDISPLDTTSGGRSPGSGSLRAPPRGHLRLSIQVTRSVKVEKHPRSPQPGETFGGVNVGRTQPPRRRSDHTDDDQDDEGDSDEDEYDLPESPRGARMTRMSQREDRDRDYRGEKVGSVARRGGV, encoded by the exons ATGGGACCCGACCCTCTGGCCAGCACTGGCATCCCTCCCTTCGagggaccaccaccaccaccaccaccaccaccaccaccgccaacagaTTTCAACTTCACATTCCCAACAAACGGGAAAAACTTCACAGTGGGAACCAACGAGACGTTTCTACCTTGGGGGCCAATACCGACTGATGCTGGGCGATCGCTGCAAGCCGATATCGTGGCTTGCGCGGTGATAACATGGCTCATCGCGCTTGGGttcgtggtggtgaggttttACACGAGGGGTAGACTCAACAATGTGCTGGGGGCGTCGGATTGGTGTATCATTCCGGCGTTGGTGTTTGCCGCCGGTGTGATGGCTAGTTCTCTTGAGC AAATGGCTCGAGGGGCCGGGAGACACGCCTGGGAGGCGGACTGGATGCAGATGTCGGCGCTGGAAAGGGCGGCTTGGTATGGGATTCTGTTTTACAATTTGAGTCTCACCTTCTTAAGGATTTCGATACTTTTGCTGTATCGACGCATCTTCACCTACAGCTGGGCGAAGCGGGCGATTCAGATCGTGCTTGTTCTTGTGGTGCTTATTGGGATCTGGCTTGTTGTTTCGGTTTGCACGGCTTGCATCCCGCTTGAGGCGTTCTGGAATTGGGGTTTGTTTTTTACGCAGGAGGTGTATTGCCAGCCGGGGAACATTTGGTGGGCGAATGCGGCTTTGCATATTGTTAGTGATTTGGTGATTATGGCTTTGCCG ATGCCAGTGCTTTCAGCTTTGAAACTGCCGAGACGCCAAAAGTACGCTCTTGTTGGGGTGTTTGCTTTGGGGTTTTT CGTCTGCATCGTCTCCATCATCCGCCTAGTCTACCTTATCGACATTGTCAAAAAAGCCGGCTACGACGCAACCTACACCTCGGCCCAGATGATCTACTGGACCTCGGTCGAGGTCTCCGCCGCCATCTGCTGCGCCTGCCTCATGACCCTCAAGCCTCTCATCCAACGCCTCTTTCCCCggctcctctcccccaactcgGGCAGCAAGACCCCAAGAGAAAACAGCAGCCTCCAATGGATCGACCCCATCACCGGCCACCCCATCCGCCGTGACTCCCGCCAGTCCTTCATCGGCCTCGCTGCTCAACTAggccgaagaggaagcagAAGGCTAAGCGAAACATCAgacaaaacctcctccaagcgCAAAGGaagcctcctccagcaagTGGAAGAACACGAAGGCGAACTACCGTCggtgaacaacaacaacgggcTGGCAGACTACAAACTTAACAGGCCGGTCATGCATGGGGATTTGGAATCACAGCAGACGTGCAGTGTTTCTGCTAGTGCGAGAGGGGGGTCATCGTTGCATCCGTCGAATACGACTGATCACCATaacgaggatgatgatgacatcTCTCCGTTGGATACCACGAGTGGAGGGAGGTCACCTGGTTCAGGAAGTTTACGAGCACCGCCACGGGGTCACCTGAGGTTGTCGATACAGGTTACCAGGTCGGTCAAGGTGGAGAAGCACCCGAGAAGTCCACAGCCGGGGGAGACGTTTGGTGGTGTGAATGTGGGGAGGACACAACCGCCACGGAGAAGGTCGGATCATactgatgatgatcaggaCGACGAGGGGGATAGCGATGAGGATGAATACGACTTGCCTGAGAGCCCTAGGGgggcgaggatgacgaggatgagtcAACGGGAGGATAGGGATAGGGATTACAGGGGAGAGAAGGTGGGATCGGTggcgaggagagggggggtgtag
- the NAG4 gene encoding Synaptic vesicle transporter SVOP (EggNog:ENOG503NTW3; COG:S), translated as MAAPTSATGQVPPYPYDSDDNAHYASIIPPEPNAASARSSADRSPETRPPVPAPAEKHGKLAGAADTRQEYKLVTFAPGDPDDPKNWSKAYKWYITMVVAVTCFVVAFCSSVVTSDVGGVQESFGVSHEAALVPISVFVVGFGVGPMIFAPLSEVFGRRIIYGSTLLLAVIFIIPCAVSKNIGTLIVCRTIDGIAFSAPMTLVGGTLADLWRNEERGVPMAAFSAAPFIGPAIGPLIGGFLSDAAGWRWLYWIQLIFSFVVWVLITFTVPETYAPTILAARAKRLRKETGDNGHVTEAELDPRPFKERMGVFMIRPFQLLFRELIVLLISLYMSVLYGLLYMFFVAYPIIFEVRKGYSSGITGLMFIPIAVGVVLSAACSPWINKHYLTLVAKHGGKPPAEVRLIPMMLSCWFIPIGMFIFAWSSYPHLTWVGPCLAGLPVGFGFIFLYNAANNYLVDSYQHQAASALAAKTFIRSFWGAGVVLFTEQMYDRMGDQWASTFLAFLALACCAIPFLFWRYGARIRARSKYAFGGDDDHMDSDVEKANAREHHDLEDLRQARSYVSNP; from the exons ATGGCAGCACCGACATCCGCCACGGGCCAAGTACCCCCATACCCATACGACAGCGACGACAATGCTCACTATgcttccatcatcccaccGGAACCCAATGCCGCCTCTGCACGGAGTTCAGCTGATCGTTCCCCCGAGACAAGACCACCAGTTCCAGCACCGGCCGAGAAGCACGGAAAACTAGCTGGGGCAGCAGATACACGTCAGGAGTACAAACTGGTCACCTTCGCTCCAGGAGATCCCGATGACCCAAAAAACTGGTCAAAGGCGTACAAGTGGTACATCACCATGGTTGTGGCAGTTACATGCTTCGTTGTCGCTTTTTGTTCCAGTGTTGTCACTTcggatgttggtggtgttcaGGAGTCTTTTGGAGTCAGCCATGAGGCTGCGCTTGTTCCCATCTCGGTATtcgttgttggttttggtgttg GTCCTATGATTTTTGCTCCTCTTTCTGAGGTCTTCGGGAGACGAATCATATATGGCTCAACTCTATTGCTGgccgtcatcttcatcatcccatGCGCTGTCTCCAAGAACATCGGGACCCTCATTGTTTGCAGAACTATCGATGGCATTGCATTTTCTGCGCCCATGACATTGGTAGGCGGCACCCTGGCAGATCTCTGGAGGAACGAGGAGCGAGGTGTTCCCATGGCTGCTttctccgccgccccctTTATTGGCCCCGCAA TTGGTCCATTGATCGGCGGTTTCTTGtctgatgctgctggctggaGATGGCTCTATTGGATTCAGCTCATCTTCTCTTTCGTTGTCTGGGTTCTCATCACCTTCACCGTTCCCGAGACTTACGCACCAACCATCCTTGCCGCCAGAGCCAAGAGACTTCGCAAGGAGACAGGCGACAATGGCCATGTCACCGAGGCTGAGCTCGACCCAAGACCCTTCAAGGAGCGCATGGGTGTCTTCATGATTCGTCCATTCCAGCTTCTCTTCCGCGAGCTCATCGTTCTCCTCATCAGTCTGTACATGTCGGTTCTCTATGGCCTTCTGTACATGTTCTTCGTCGCATACCCCATTATTTTCGAGGTCAGGAAGGGGTACTCATCTGGTATTACTGGTTTGATGTTTATTCCCATTGCTGTCGGCGTCGTGCTCTCGGCCGCGTGCTCCCCGTGGATCAACAAGCACTATCTCACTTTGGTGGCCAAGCACGGCGGAAAGCCACCTGCCGAGGTTCGTTTGATTCCGATGATGCTGAGCTGCTGGTTCATCCCCATCGGCATGTTCATCTTTGCTTGGTCTTCATACCCACATCTGACCTGGGTTGGCCCTTGCCTTGCTGGTCTTCCCGTTGGTTTTGGCTTCATCTTCCTGTACAACGCGGCCAACAACTATCTTGTCGACTCTTATCAGCACCAGGCCGCTTCAGCACTTGCTGCCAAGACGTTTATTCGATCTTTCTGGGGCGCTGGTGTCGTGCTTTTCACCGAGCAAATGTATGACAGGATGGGTGATCAATGGGCCAGTACTTTcctggccttcttggctcTTGCCTGCTGCGCCATTCCGTTTCTGTTCTGGAGATACGGCGCGAGGATCAGAGCGCGCAGCAAGTATgcttttggtggtgacgacGACCACATGGACTCGGATGTGGAAAAGGCGAACGCGAGAGAGCATCACGATCTGGAGGACCTCAGACAGGCGAGAAGCTACGTCAGCAACCCTTAG